A section of the Sporosarcina sp. ANT_H38 genome encodes:
- a CDS encoding glycosyltransferase family 4 protein, whose amino-acid sequence MKIVQLITQMDTVGGAQVHVRDIAHGQEKIGHTIYLVAGGNESNHDIFGKDKSNLIYSNYLIRSLHLIWDLKAVFEIRKIIKEIGPDLIATHSSKAGVIGRIAGWTLNIPTIFTAHGWSFTEGVQNKKKWFYILIEKAIGLISDGVITVSKYDEQLALRYKVLPKRKIITIHNGVHDIQVNKKVEYVDRVPKIIMVARFAPPKKQLQLLDALNRIRNIPWEMYFAGEGVQLEEAKNFVEHADLMNRVHFLGNREDINDLLNKSHIFVLLSEWEGLPLSILEAMRSSLPIIASDVGGVKEAVLQSINGYVIPRNDSSDLIDKLTILLTSPELRLEMGNKSRLSYENNFTYDKMQEETLDYYEKVIQTKKNKYL is encoded by the coding sequence TTGAAAATCGTCCAATTGATAACCCAAATGGATACGGTGGGAGGTGCGCAAGTCCATGTAAGAGATATTGCGCATGGCCAGGAAAAAATAGGTCATACAATTTATTTAGTAGCAGGGGGCAATGAAAGCAATCATGACATTTTTGGAAAAGATAAAAGCAATCTTATTTACAGTAATTATTTAATCCGCAGTCTACATCTAATTTGGGACTTAAAAGCTGTATTTGAGATAAGAAAAATTATAAAGGAAATTGGTCCGGATCTAATTGCTACCCATTCTTCAAAAGCTGGAGTAATCGGACGTATCGCAGGTTGGACACTTAATATACCTACTATTTTCACTGCACATGGATGGTCATTTACTGAAGGGGTTCAAAACAAGAAAAAGTGGTTTTACATTCTTATTGAAAAAGCAATCGGCCTTATTTCAGATGGTGTTATTACTGTCTCTAAATACGATGAACAACTAGCATTAAGATACAAGGTTTTGCCCAAGAGGAAAATAATTACGATTCACAATGGAGTTCATGATATTCAGGTAAATAAAAAAGTTGAATATGTGGATAGGGTGCCTAAGATTATTATGGTTGCACGATTTGCACCACCAAAAAAGCAATTACAATTATTGGATGCGTTAAACCGAATCCGGAATATCCCTTGGGAGATGTATTTCGCCGGCGAAGGAGTACAACTGGAAGAAGCGAAGAACTTTGTGGAGCATGCAGATTTAATGAATAGAGTGCATTTTTTGGGCAACCGAGAAGATATAAATGATCTTTTAAATAAATCTCATATATTCGTTCTTCTGTCTGAATGGGAGGGACTTCCCTTAAGTATTCTGGAAGCGATGAGGTCTAGTTTACCAATAATAGCTTCTGATGTTGGGGGTGTGAAAGAGGCAGTTTTGCAATCGATTAACGGCTATGTTATCCCTAGGAATGATTCAAGTGATTTAATTGATAAGCTAACAATTTTGTTGACCAGCCCTGAACTACGATTAGAAATGGGGAACAAAAGCAGGTTGTCATATGAGAATAATTTCACTTACGACAAAATGCAAGAAGAGACACTAGATTATTATGAAAAAGTGATTCAAACGAAAAAGAATAAATACCTATAA
- a CDS encoding sugar transferase, which produces MSIQIQEQKEEEFQVGKMDRRMTVPERKSSGYRLWKRLLDIVVSLSVLLCCLPLLIALAALIIIFSGRPALFIQTRTGTNNKRFRMFKFRTMTVSRHNEKRHTYNWDEGVPDSFQFKTESDTAVTPIGKFLRKYSLDELPQLLNVLVGHMSLVGPRPEMTSITNLYNSHQVQRLLVKPGITGYAQINGRSEINHGKKVEYDLYYVKNCSLLFDMKIIAATIIYVIRAKGAY; this is translated from the coding sequence TTGTCTATTCAAATTCAAGAACAAAAAGAAGAGGAATTTCAGGTTGGGAAAATGGATCGGCGGATGACCGTGCCGGAAAGAAAGTCTTCTGGATATCGCCTATGGAAAAGACTACTTGATATAGTCGTAAGTCTTTCTGTACTTCTTTGTTGTCTTCCGTTGTTAATCGCATTAGCTGCTCTAATTATAATCTTTTCAGGGAGGCCCGCGTTATTTATCCAAACAAGAACCGGTACAAATAATAAGCGTTTTCGTATGTTTAAATTCCGTACGATGACGGTATCTAGGCATAATGAAAAAAGGCACACATATAATTGGGATGAAGGCGTACCAGATAGTTTTCAATTTAAAACTGAAAGTGATACAGCAGTTACTCCAATAGGGAAATTTTTGCGCAAGTACAGTTTGGACGAGTTACCTCAACTACTGAATGTGTTGGTGGGTCATATGAGTCTAGTTGGTCCACGGCCTGAAATGACTTCTATAACTAACTTATACAATAGCCATCAAGTACAAAGATTGCTGGTTAAACCAGGAATAACGGGGTATGCGCAAATTAATGGTCGGTCAGAAATAAACCATGGAAAGAAAGTTGAATATGATCTTTACTATGTTAAAAATTGTAGTTTGCTATTTGATATGAAAATAATTGCGGCAACAATTATTTATGTTATAAGGGCGAAGGGGGCTTATTGA
- a CDS encoding tyrosine-protein phosphatase → MTMLVDMHNNLLQVPGNRYANEEETLRILKAAAEDGVTHIIATPLYRHEQYSTNGPVIKHLVAKLNDKVLKLQIPITVLPGMEITLYEKLAQDIKVHAIPLANSNKYVLVSFQDRQIPSFAQTVFLEMQLRGYIPIIANAERNLEIRLNPSKLNEFVDKGALVHVGAGSILGFNGREIRKAALKICKTGLVHFISSSAHEKDSKSSHIKKAYSYLGKKVSTSTMESLKKNAESIINGADFHTRIPKGYIEK, encoded by the coding sequence ATGACTATGCTTGTAGATATGCACAATAACTTATTGCAAGTACCGGGAAATCGATATGCTAATGAGGAAGAAACACTGCGAATCTTGAAAGCTGCTGCTGAAGATGGCGTTACCCATATCATCGCTACACCTCTTTATCGTCATGAGCAATACTCGACGAATGGTCCAGTTATAAAACATCTTGTAGCAAAATTGAATGACAAAGTATTGAAACTTCAAATACCGATAACTGTTTTACCTGGAATGGAGATCACTTTATATGAGAAGTTGGCGCAGGATATAAAAGTACATGCTATACCACTCGCTAATAGCAATAAATATGTACTTGTTAGTTTCCAGGATCGTCAAATACCTTCATTTGCTCAAACTGTTTTTCTTGAGATGCAACTTAGAGGATATATACCGATAATTGCTAATGCTGAAAGAAATCTTGAAATTAGGTTGAACCCATCAAAGTTAAATGAATTTGTGGATAAAGGTGCCCTCGTCCATGTAGGGGCTGGGAGCATTCTAGGATTCAACGGAAGAGAAATACGTAAAGCAGCTCTGAAAATTTGTAAGACAGGACTTGTTCATTTTATATCTTCATCAGCGCATGAAAAGGATAGCAAATCCTCACATATAAAGAAAGCCTACAGTTATTTAGGGAAAAAAGTATCGACAAGTACAATGGAAAGTTTGAAGAAAAATGCAGAAAGCATCATCAATGGGGCTGACTTCCATACTCGAATACCAAAGGGATATATAGAAAAGTAA
- a CDS encoding polysaccharide biosynthesis tyrosine autokinase, with product MKRTIDMTDLMQAVRRRWMIFFGIILIATLIGGGIGYTIPRTYEAKTDLLVNSMGKVEGNSAPTMGEIETNLRLIETYTDIFTSNRLVSEVKIVLGDSYAKPEVAKKVKLETGNGSQIITITARDSTPEKAANLANTYALTFQEEIRTLMNLDNITILKEVIVGTDTKMIKPFTFYYLIVSLGIGFLISIAVVLIGEVYFTRLNTERKVERSLGIPFLGSILMKKEKKGKSRNYNSDFESVTPRVQFPKAEKEDFNKLAATIHYFIKQKKVKTIMMTSSGAGEGKTFIGSNLAVKLAMDGQKTLFIDADFRKSDGRLLFNLPERKGLTSVISGFYELDTIIQETGIENLSFIGTGPLPLNPVKFILADGMDKLLDDIKILFDVVIIDSPPLTVADGISLIQAVDGCIYVTHVKKTTEDNALKYLEYLKNVNATVLGSVLNGNKKGLNRHS from the coding sequence ATGAAAAGAACAATTGATATGACAGATTTAATGCAGGCGGTTAGAAGACGGTGGATGATTTTCTTTGGCATTATCTTGATAGCTACGCTAATCGGTGGAGGGATTGGATACACAATTCCGCGGACGTATGAAGCAAAGACAGACTTGCTGGTTAACTCAATGGGGAAAGTAGAAGGAAATAGCGCACCAACAATGGGGGAAATAGAAACAAATTTACGTCTGATAGAAACATATACAGATATATTTACTAGTAATCGGCTTGTAAGTGAAGTAAAGATAGTTCTTGGAGATTCATATGCGAAACCTGAAGTTGCTAAAAAAGTGAAGCTTGAAACAGGAAATGGTTCACAAATCATTACGATTACTGCACGTGACAGCACACCAGAAAAAGCAGCCAATTTGGCAAACACATACGCATTAACATTTCAAGAAGAAATACGAACGTTAATGAATCTTGACAACATTACAATTTTAAAAGAAGTAATTGTTGGTACAGATACAAAAATGATAAAGCCATTCACATTCTATTATCTTATTGTTTCACTAGGCATTGGATTTTTAATCAGCATTGCTGTCGTTCTTATAGGAGAGGTATATTTTACACGTCTAAATACTGAACGAAAAGTAGAAAGGTCCTTAGGAATACCATTTTTGGGTTCAATTTTAATGAAGAAAGAAAAGAAAGGGAAATCCCGCAATTATAATAGTGATTTTGAATCAGTTACCCCAAGAGTTCAATTTCCAAAAGCGGAAAAAGAAGATTTTAATAAACTCGCTGCTACTATTCATTATTTTATAAAACAAAAAAAAGTGAAGACGATTATGATGACAAGCTCTGGGGCGGGCGAAGGGAAAACGTTCATTGGTAGTAATCTTGCTGTGAAGTTAGCAATGGATGGGCAGAAAACACTATTCATTGATGCAGATTTTAGAAAGTCAGATGGTCGGTTACTATTTAATCTTCCAGAGAGGAAGGGACTTACATCTGTTATTTCAGGGTTTTATGAATTGGACACTATTATTCAAGAAACGGGGATAGAAAATCTGTCGTTTATTGGTACAGGACCACTGCCTTTAAATCCAGTTAAATTCATCCTAGCAGATGGTATGGATAAATTGTTAGATGATATAAAGATACTTTTCGATGTAGTGATTATTGATTCACCACCTTTGACTGTTGCGGATGGAATCAGCCTTATTCAAGCGGTGGATGGTTGTATATATGTCACACATGTGAAAAAAACAACGGAAGATAATGCTTTGAAATATTTGGAATATCTAAAAAATGTGAATGCCACGGTATTAGGGTCGGTGTTAAATGGTAATAAGAAAGGATTGAATCGCCACTCTTAA
- a CDS encoding ZIP family metal transporter: protein MKVSAIILGGFLFFSVSFGGGIAWLVSKLFQNSTAALSLLCGGFLIGLLALDIIPSALKMYKSIGIILGVLFGYLFFLVLRNLFHPSADNNPSVYLLMLAILIHTIPLSMTIGSLMESSIVGITITASVILHHLPEGFALTTAFLSQRKGTCKLIFCFLSLSICFSLFIWIGHYVNLSTKEQGVLMGISIGLIAATSISEFILHNVKIVPVKFFITYIVMGYLLSTLFHLLL, encoded by the coding sequence ATGAAGGTGAGCGCAATAATACTTGGAGGATTTCTTTTTTTCAGTGTAAGCTTCGGAGGTGGGATTGCTTGGCTTGTATCAAAGCTATTCCAAAATTCAACTGCAGCATTATCACTCCTATGCGGTGGATTTTTAATAGGATTACTGGCACTCGATATCATTCCAAGTGCATTGAAGATGTACAAGTCAATCGGAATCATTCTAGGGGTGCTCTTTGGTTACCTATTTTTTCTAGTCCTTCGCAATTTATTCCATCCATCCGCCGATAATAATCCATCCGTTTACTTGCTCATGCTTGCCATACTCATTCATACAATCCCACTAAGCATGACTATTGGCAGCTTGATGGAGAGTTCGATCGTCGGCATCACAATTACAGCTTCAGTAATTCTTCATCATCTTCCAGAAGGTTTTGCCCTTACCACTGCATTTCTTTCGCAAAGGAAGGGCACTTGTAAGTTAATTTTTTGTTTTCTTAGCTTATCAATCTGCTTTAGTCTATTCATCTGGATCGGACATTACGTGAATCTGTCTACAAAAGAGCAAGGTGTTCTAATGGGAATCTCCATTGGGCTTATTGCAGCTACAAGCATTAGCGAGTTCATCCTGCATAATGTAAAGATTGTTCCTGTAAAATTCTTTATTACGTACATTGTCATGGGTTATTTACTAAGCACTCTATTCCATTTGTTGTTATAA
- a CDS encoding O-antigen ligase, which produces MTANARKWLTYYLCLTLGVSSFVSFEPALYDLLFISIVAVGFLFSFIAFTKETVFPLLIVIVFLLSNLLSLFFLNEFKISIFFTGITMYLILTWIGLVGMGFYLNGAHLELMMKGYLFSAFLAASIGILAYFQLLPSSDTYLTYGRATAFFKDPNVFGPYLIMPALLAISMTEMKEMIVWRKMVYYLLFLILVLGVIVSFSRAAWGSFGISFGLYLLIVKKELFRRRIKTIVVLAMVGIPIIAYFIQSPMVEDILLSRFSLQKYDIERFDTQQEALLSGLHNPFGIGAGQSENAFQIAPHSLYARIFAENGIAGLISIVTFLIVSIYKSYQNYKTAMNTSGIFHLVVLTSLIGLVFNSFFVDTLHWRHLWLILALAWVPSSD; this is translated from the coding sequence ATGACTGCGAATGCAAGAAAATGGTTGACTTATTATCTGTGTCTTACGCTGGGAGTAAGTTCTTTCGTAAGTTTTGAGCCAGCACTTTATGATCTTCTATTCATTTCAATTGTGGCTGTAGGTTTTCTATTTTCCTTTATTGCATTTACTAAGGAGACCGTATTTCCATTATTGATTGTTATAGTTTTTTTATTGAGTAACTTATTGTCATTATTTTTTTTGAATGAATTTAAAATTTCGATATTTTTTACAGGTATTACGATGTATCTCATTTTGACTTGGATTGGTTTAGTGGGAATGGGGTTTTATTTAAATGGGGCTCATCTGGAGTTAATGATGAAAGGCTATTTGTTTTCTGCATTTTTGGCGGCTAGTATAGGCATCTTAGCATATTTTCAATTGCTGCCTTCAAGTGATACTTATCTGACTTATGGAAGAGCGACAGCCTTTTTTAAAGATCCAAATGTTTTTGGACCTTATTTAATAATGCCAGCTTTATTAGCAATTAGTATGACGGAAATGAAGGAAATGATAGTTTGGCGAAAGATGGTTTACTATCTTCTTTTTTTAATTCTCGTATTGGGCGTGATTGTTAGTTTTTCACGTGCCGCTTGGGGGAGCTTTGGTATTTCATTTGGGCTTTATTTACTAATAGTAAAGAAAGAGCTATTTAGAAGAAGGATAAAAACGATTGTAGTATTGGCGATGGTCGGTATTCCAATCATCGCATATTTCATTCAATCACCAATGGTAGAAGATATATTACTTTCTAGATTTAGTTTACAAAAATACGATATTGAACGTTTTGATACGCAACAAGAAGCATTATTAAGTGGCCTTCATAATCCATTTGGTATTGGAGCAGGACAGTCAGAAAATGCTTTCCAGATTGCACCGCATAGTCTTTACGCAAGGATATTTGCAGAGAACGGCATAGCCGGATTGATTTCAATCGTAACTTTTCTGATAGTAAGTATTTATAAGTCCTATCAAAATTATAAGACAGCAATGAATACTAGTGGGATTTTTCATTTGGTGGTTTTAACATCTCTAATCGGTTTAGTTTTTAATAGTTTTTTTGTTGATACACTGCATTGGAGGCACTTATGGTTAATACTGGCCTTAGCGTGGGTTCCAAGTTCAGATTAA